The Natronobacterium texcoconense genome includes the window GCGTGAACGACGGATTCTCCGAGATCGCCAACGTTTGGGCCGACCACTCCTTTATCGATACAATCGGTCGCTTCGGGAGTGAGCACGAAGAAGGGCTTGTTGAGAATTCGTCGACGTTCGGCGCCACAGACACGGGGATAGCGGAGGAGTCCAGCCTCGTGCAAGCGATCAGTATTAGCACCGTAGAAATCTCGGATGGGTCCGTGTCCTTTGAGCAGATTCATCCCAATACTTTCTCGAGAATTTCCATCGCTGCGTGAGAGGAATGTCGGAGCAAGACTCGGCACCCGTACCGCAGCGAGCCCATCGAGAAATTTCCATTCTGCGTGGGTAATCCCGAAACACTTCTCGTACAGCCGTTTTAGACGTTTCCGTGCTCGGTCGTATTGTTTCGCTTGGATGTCCTGAACGATAGATGCCCGCGAAGTCGAACAACGATGGTGCGTGAACAATTCCTCGTGATCTGCCAGAGTGTCGTTTGATATTTGTTCTCCAGTCATATTTCCAGATAGTATTTATTAAAATAAAACACTTACCCATCTACGAATGAAGTTGGGTGGTTAGGCTTACAGAGATCCTTGACTAGAAAATCATCATTTCAATATCATACCTTACATCGTTTTTAGATTGTGTTTACGCCCAATCTTGTTCAGAGCTAAACCCTACTAATCGGCGAAATATCTTACATGGCAAACTCGGCCTTACAGTTTCGTCTATTAGTTTTGAACCTGCTATTTTTGGACCTTACACAGTCAGAAGAAAACACGGGACTAGAGAACAGGAAGAACAGGATTGCTATTCAGAACACATTTGGAGGGGATATGGGGAATAATCAGAAATATTTCATAGTAGGGGTCGAACGCAGATGGGAATTAAATCAGGATTCAGTAGTTCTACTTAGTATTTGAACGAAATCGATGATCTACTCGTGTCCCTCCAATGTGGTCCACGGATACAGATCATCCGAAACTAAGAAATCCTCAAATTGTCTGAGAAGCTCGTTTTTGGCGTTTTGGACTGTTTCAGAGGGATCTGAGTCTGAGCATTCGTTAACGAAGATTGCCTTCTTGAAATTTGTCCCATCGACTCTCACAGAGTTCTTATTCCCTCCTTTGAGCCAACTGCGCATCTCAGATGGATCATCCGTTCTCGGTACGCCCGCTTCCCACTGATTGAGGCTGTTCATGGAGGCCCAGAGTTGCAAGTCTCGGTCGGACGCATACCCAACAAGCTCGTCCAATGAGTCAGCGACGTAATTGCGGTGAGATTCGACTTCTCTTAGATTAAATACTATCCCAGCATGGACCTCGTGGGTCTCCGTATCCACGATTGTCGTCAGATAGGACCGCTGGCGTTTCCAAGTATCTTCACGCGACTCACGGACGAATGGCACGTCAAGCCGTTTCGGTACGAGTCGCTTCCAGGAGGTCGGGTCTGGATCGTTCGTCGTTGAGGTATTCACTTTCCCAGGATTTTTGAGTTCTGTTTGGACCAGTTCTTGACGAAGGTCCCTGATGAAGTACCGATACTGTAACTTGTCATGGTGATTGAAGCCTGTGAATGGATGCATGTCTTCTGCCTCGAAGAGGTCCCGCAGCATTCTGAGAATAGGGCGTTGTTCTGATTGGATCTCGGTCTCCTCGATTTGATGGAGACGGCGAGAGATGGTGAACCAGCTTATCCAATGGACCGGCTCATTTTCAAATCGGTCCATAATCAGCGGTGGCGTCGTATGTGGAGTAACGACAATTAGTATAAAATCCCGCCCGTCTACGTTCAATTCCAACTTTTCGAGTTCATCTTGCAACTGATTACTACTGAGAGAGTCTCCATACTTCGACTCGTAGCCAACAAGTTTGTCTCTATCAGAAATGACCCAGTCGAGTTCCCGATCGGTCCCACTTTCAGTGTATCGTGGTAACGGTGAGTTCTGATGGGCAACGACCGTCGCCTCCTTCGAAAATGAAATGCCCAGATTTTCATGTAGGGTGTTGAGTATCTTTGGGCTGATCTGTAGGCTATAATAGAGGTACCCAGAAAATTGCTGGTTGAGACGTTCTTCGTAACCGTTCGGTGATGAGAACGGATATACCATCCGTTTGAACCAGTCTTGTATTACTGATTAAATTTTTCGGGCATTAGATTGCTGACTACACCCTCTGAGTCGGTCACGTAAGTCCTAACAGCAGCTACGAGAATGAAAGACGAGTGCTGTCCATGATACCCTGAGTTATATTTAATATAAGCTTCCAAATGTCTTGACATGGTTGACGTAGGACCGATAGTTGCACTTCTTGTAGTGGGATTGATACTGGTTTTGTTGTCAGCAGACAGCAATAATGAAAGGCCAGGACATTACAACCGTGGAGTGTTACAACAAACGTCTCCTGAAAAACTTAGGAAGTATGTGGCAATATTATACGAAAATGAAGGATACACTACTGAAGTCAGCCGTAACAGTGCCGAATATATCGACGTAGTTGCCAAGTCTGATGAAGAATTAGTTGCGATAAGCGTCAGACGGAGACAAGAAGAGGATAGAGTTAGTGCTAATGCAGTGAAACGGTTTGCAGACTCTTTACAGAAATTTGGAGCTGATAGTGCTATCATGGTGTCCACCTCATATTTCACTAAGCCAGCCCGTGATACAGCGAAACAGTCTGACATCAAGTTACTGAACGGGGACGAGTTGGCAGAACACTTTACAAAATGTAATGATATTCCAAAATAGATCTCGCTGTTGAGAGAGTTACCCCCTATATTCAGCAGGCGGCTCCTACCAGTTGCAGAGGGGATTAACAGAGCCCCAAATCATTATCGGATCGGTGCTTCTCGAGAACGACGACACCGGTGTTGGTGAGCGAGTATAACCACGCGTAGCCAGCGTCAATCTCTTCGACGAGTTCGAGCGTCCGAACGCGCTGAAGGGCCTCCGCGTATTCACTAGGATGTATCTCGGGAATGGTTTCTTCGACGCGTGCATGAAGCACTCGTCCGGAGAGAGTCCCGAATCTGTCGAGCGCCTCCAGAATGGCCAAGGCGAGCGTTCGCACTCGAGAGTCCGTATTCATCGATTTCCGGCCTCCGTTCATCCCATTCGGTCCAGAGCGTCTCGTCGGTCCTCTGGCGGTGTTTGATCGTACTTCATCGTCGTCTGTTCGGACTTGTGACGAAGTTGTGCTTGAGCGGCAGCGAGCCCCTCTTCGCGTGCCATGTACGTGCCCACCGAGTGTCGGATACAGTACCAGCTCATCTGGCGCCCCTCGATCTCGATGTCTGCAATCTCGCAGAGTCGTTCGAGCAAGTGCTTGAGCGCTCGCGTCTGATAGGGATTCGCCTGCCGAGTCAGCCACAACGCGTCCGTGTCCGCGTACATCTCGTAGTGGTCCCGCTCGG containing:
- a CDS encoding ATP-binding protein, which translates into the protein MVYPFSSPNGYEERLNQQFSGYLYYSLQISPKILNTLHENLGISFSKEATVVAHQNSPLPRYTESGTDRELDWVISDRDKLVGYESKYGDSLSSNQLQDELEKLELNVDGRDFILIVVTPHTTPPLIMDRFENEPVHWISWFTISRRLHQIEETEIQSEQRPILRMLRDLFEAEDMHPFTGFNHHDKLQYRYFIRDLRQELVQTELKNPGKVNTSTTNDPDPTSWKRLVPKRLDVPFVRESREDTWKRQRSYLTTIVDTETHEVHAGIVFNLREVESHRNYVADSLDELVGYASDRDLQLWASMNSLNQWEAGVPRTDDPSEMRSWLKGGNKNSVRVDGTNFKKAIFVNECSDSDPSETVQNAKNELLRQFEDFLVSDDLYPWTTLEGHE
- a CDS encoding restriction endonuclease, encoding MVDVGPIVALLVVGLILVLLSADSNNERPGHYNRGVLQQTSPEKLRKYVAILYENEGYTTEVSRNSAEYIDVVAKSDEELVAISVRRRQEEDRVSANAVKRFADSLQKFGADSAIMVSTSYFTKPARDTAKQSDIKLLNGDELAEHFTKCNDIPK